Proteins encoded together in one Triticum dicoccoides isolate Atlit2015 ecotype Zavitan chromosome 7B, WEW_v2.0, whole genome shotgun sequence window:
- the LOC119335204 gene encoding multiprotein-bridging factor 1c-like produces the protein MPTGRMSGNITQDWEPVVLRRAKPKAADLKSAKAVNQALRTGAPVETVRKAAAGTNKNASAAAVAAPARKLDEMTEPAGLGRVGGDVRAAIQKARVAKGWSQAELAKRINERAQVVQEYESGKAVPVQAVLAKMERALEVKLRGKAVGAPAPAGTK, from the coding sequence ATGCCGACGGGCAGGATGAGCGGCAACATCACGCAGGACTGGGAGCCGGTGGTGCTGCGGCGGGCGAAGCCCAAGGCGGCCGACCTCAAGTCCGCCAAGGCGGTGAACCAGGCGCTGCGGACGGGCGCGCCGGTGGAGACGGTGCGCAAGGCGGCGGCGGGGACGAACAAGAATGCCTCCGCCGCGGCCGTGGCGGCGCCCGCGCGGAAGCTGGACGAGATGACGGAGCCTGCGGGGCTGGGGCGCGTGGGCGGCGACGTGCGCGCGGCCATCCAGAAGGCGCGCGTGGCGAAAGGATGGAGCCAGGCGGAGCTGGCCAAGCGCATCAACGAGCGGGCGCAGGTGGTGCAGGAGTACGAGAGCGGCAAGGCCGTCCCCGTCCAGGCCGTGCTCGCCAAGATGGAGCGCGCCCTCGAGGTCAAGCTCCGCGGCAAGGCGGTTGGGGCGCCCGCGCCCGCCGGGACAAAGTGA